A single genomic interval of Syngnathoides biaculeatus isolate LvHL_M chromosome 1, ASM1980259v1, whole genome shotgun sequence harbors:
- the glcci1a gene encoding glucocorticoid induced 1a translates to MSKSAQMPLSNITVSKPSISRVPSSMEGINHELEKVFIKDNGEKEELKSLEVPDGRRAPFPPQQRSSSSRGTDIQIPSAPGRSSSCSSLSPCPSPACPSGSHESSPYSTEDLLEDPDKDSESSSPLPKFASSPKPNNSYMFKREPPEGCEKIKAFEEISSRQSTSASVPLFSCPDKNKVNFIPTGSAFCPVKLPGYLHLMSAVQSEEIEDETELQGVTTLHGVSAQASTSSTTDDPPDVPSLPSETPDNQTSSPALS, encoded by the exons ATGTCTAAATCAGCCCAGATGCCACTGTCCAACATAACGGTGTCAAAGCCCTCAATCTCTCGGGTACCCAGCAGCATGGAGGGAATCAACCATGAGTTAGAGAAGGTCTTTATCAAAGACAATGGGGAGAAGGAGGAGTTAAAG TCCCTCGAGGTTCCTGATGGTCGCCGGGCACCTTTTCCACCCCAGCAGCGTAGCAGCAGCTCCAGAGGCACTGACATCCAAATTCCCTCAGCTCCTGGGCGGTCCAGCAGTTGCTCAAGCCTGTCACCATGCCCCTCACCCGCTTGTCCATCAGGATCACATGAGAGCAGTCCTTACTCCACTGAGGATTTACTCGAGGATCCAGATAAAG aCAGTGAGAGTAGTTCGCCATTACCCAAGTTTGCTTCCTCACCCAAACCCAACAACAGCTACATGTTCAAGCGAGAGCCGCCCGAAGGTTGTGAAAAGATTAAAGCCTTTGAAGAGATTAG CTCCAGACAGTCCACATCAGCATCAGTTCCTCTCTTCTCCTGtcctgacaaaaacaaagttaaCTTCATTCCAACTGGTTCAGCATTCTGCCCCGTTAAACTCCCAGGCTACCTACACCTCATGTCAGCCGTACAGTCTGAAGAGATTGAGGATGAGACGGAGCTTCAGGGggtgacaacattgcatggggTCTCTGCTCAAGCCTCTACAAGTAGCACCACAGATGATCCCCCAGATGTCCCGTCCTTACCCTCAGAGACTCCAGATAACCAGACTTCTAGTCCAGCCTTAAGCTAA